Proteins found in one Rhodovulum sp. MB263 genomic segment:
- a CDS encoding CoA pyrophosphatase: MPNDPLGGLAAALARPGGETSDHDLNPGFVLPEGRVLRPAAVLVAFWPAPDGSRLVLTKRSSRLKHHPGQIAFPGGKLEPGEDAPRAALREAREEIGLPEASVDILGTMPPHETVTGFTVTPVLGRIAEDFPRIPEAGEVDEVFDVPFAHVSDPARFSIQYRMWRGQRRYYYTVPYGPYYIWGATARILRALAERVSA; encoded by the coding sequence ATGCCGAATGATCCGCTTGGCGGGCTCGCCGCGGCGCTGGCCCGGCCGGGAGGCGAGACCTCGGATCATGACCTGAACCCCGGTTTCGTCCTGCCCGAGGGCCGGGTGTTGCGCCCGGCAGCGGTGCTGGTGGCGTTCTGGCCCGCACCGGACGGGTCGCGGCTGGTGCTGACCAAGCGCTCGTCCCGGCTCAAGCATCATCCCGGCCAGATCGCCTTCCCCGGCGGCAAGCTCGAGCCGGGTGAGGATGCACCCCGGGCGGCGCTTCGCGAGGCCCGCGAAGAGATCGGCCTGCCCGAGGCAAGCGTCGATATCCTTGGCACGATGCCGCCGCACGAGACCGTGACAGGCTTTACCGTGACCCCGGTTCTGGGCCGGATCGCCGAGGATTTCCCGCGTATCCCCGAGGCGGGCGAGGTCGACGAGGTGTTCGACGTGCCTTTCGCGCATGTCAGCGACCCGGCCCGCTTCTCGATCCAGTACCGGATGTGGCGCGGCCAGCGGCGCTATTACTACACCGTGCCCTACGGCCCCTATTACATCTGGGGCGCGACCGCGCGCATCCTGCGCGCCCTGGCCGAGCGGGTCTCGGCGTGA
- a CDS encoding Hsp33 family molecular chaperone HslO, which translates to MSIGSQIAWDDTVLPFQLDRSDVRGRVARLDGVLDRVLAQHDYPPAIEALVAEAALLTVLIGQTIKLRWKLSLQVRGDGPARLIATDYYAPAEDGAPARIRAYASFDQDRLDAGADPFSQIGQGYFAVLLDQGAGMVPYQGITPISGGSLSACAETYFAQSEQLPTRFALSFGRAMLPGSGKDEHWRAGGVMLQMMPRASIPQTPEGGSGDEGLLQAEDMLEGDQAENWSRANILLDTVEEIELVGPRVHPTDLLVRLFHEERPRVFDPQRVQFGCTCSEDRVRQSLSIYSAKDIGHMTTPEGIVTADCQFCGAHYELDPSTLGFEAGKDPDAE; encoded by the coding sequence ATGTCCATCGGATCGCAGATCGCCTGGGACGATACCGTCCTGCCATTCCAGCTTGACCGCAGCGATGTTCGCGGACGGGTCGCCCGCCTGGACGGCGTGCTCGACCGCGTGCTGGCGCAACATGACTACCCGCCCGCCATCGAGGCGCTGGTGGCCGAGGCCGCCTTGCTGACCGTGCTGATCGGCCAGACCATCAAGCTGCGCTGGAAGCTCAGCCTGCAGGTGCGCGGCGACGGCCCGGCGCGGCTGATCGCGACGGATTACTACGCGCCCGCCGAAGACGGCGCCCCGGCGCGGATCCGCGCCTATGCCAGTTTCGATCAGGACCGGCTCGATGCCGGGGCCGATCCGTTCTCGCAGATCGGCCAGGGCTATTTCGCCGTGCTGCTCGACCAGGGGGCGGGGATGGTGCCTTATCAGGGGATCACGCCGATTTCCGGGGGCTCGCTTTCGGCCTGCGCAGAGACCTATTTCGCGCAATCCGAACAGCTGCCGACCCGCTTCGCGCTCAGCTTCGGCCGGGCGATGCTGCCCGGCTCGGGCAAGGACGAGCACTGGCGTGCGGGCGGGGTGATGCTGCAGATGATGCCCAGGGCCTCGATCCCGCAGACCCCCGAGGGCGGCAGCGGCGACGAGGGGCTGCTGCAGGCCGAGGACATGCTGGAAGGCGATCAGGCCGAGAACTGGAGCCGCGCGAATATCCTGCTCGACACGGTCGAGGAGATCGAGCTGGTCGGCCCGCGCGTGCATCCGACCGACCTGCTGGTGCGGCTGTTCCACGAGGAGCGGCCCCGCGTCTTCGACCCGCAGCGGGTGCAGTTCGGCTGCACCTGTTCCGAGGACCGGGTGCGGCAGAGCCTGTCGATCTATTCGGCCAAGGATATCGGCCACATGACCACGCCCGAGGGCATCGTCACCGCCGATTGCCAGTTCTGCGGTGCGCATTACGAACTCGACCCGTCGACGCTCGGTTTCGAGGCCGGGAAGGATCCCGATGCCGAATGA